The Pelmatolapia mariae isolate MD_Pm_ZW linkage group LG10_11, Pm_UMD_F_2, whole genome shotgun sequence genome includes a region encoding these proteins:
- the LOC134635565 gene encoding uncharacterized protein LOC134635565, whose translation MTTKKLLIETLNQLSPEDFAEFKSHIDVKKDLQLISKSRLKTANTQDVVELMDEAYRGECVEETRKALMKMNRTDLVQRLSDKQFPPLSQRVETMESLIELLLETLADLSRSKLENFEQVFRRKPVLMFLFMETETDVQDVVFLMVRTFGQQSLEKIVEVLKEMERTDLAQRLTDSSSEAQNKHLDEHLSALIHKVATMAAVTDLLLETLEDLSDQDLMEFRRFLQFTRFQKSLPQIKLSNDRREIVNLMVDELGHQSVEVIREVLTDMQRTDLVQRLSESSSGLKAAGSSAEGFDVEETEKEKHSEDERWPALIHKVETMESDIELLLETLDALNYRELEEFKQNLPQTHHKYYSVFSWMWYMRTGLQDTVFLMVQTYGQQSVEKTMEVLKEMERTDLAQRLSDCSSLPRSGNNGSC comes from the exons ATGACGACTAAGAAGCTGCTCATTGAAACACTGAACCAGTTGAGTCCAGAGGACTTTGCTGAGTTCAAGTCACACATTGATGTGAAGAAAGATCTCCAACTCATCTCAAAGAGTCGActgaaaacagcaaacacacaggaTGTAGTGGAGCTGATGGACGAGGCGTACAGGGGAGAGTGTGTGGAGGAGACCAGAAAGGCTTTAATGAAGATGAACAGGACTGATCTGGTGCAGAGATTATCAG ACAAACAGTTTCCTCCACTGAGCCAGAGA GTAGAAACGATGGAGTCTCTTATTGAGCTGCTTTTGGAAACACTGGCTGATCTGAGTCGCAGCAAGCTTGAGAACTTTGAGCAGGTCTTCAGGAGGAAACCTGTCTTAATGTTCCTGTTTATGGAGACAGAGACAGACGTGCAGGACGTGGTGTTTTTGATGGTGAGGACTTTTGGCCAACAGTCATTGGAGAAGATCGTGGAGGTTTTAAAGGAGATGGAGAGGACTGATCTGGCTCAGAGGCTGACAGACAGCAGCTCAGAAGCTCAAA acAAACACCTGGATGAACATCTGTCTGCACTGATCCATAAA GTTGCAACAATGGCAGCTGTTACAGATCTGCTTCTAGAAACACTGGAGGATTTGAGTGATCAGGATCTCATGGAGTTCAGGAGGTTCCTGCAGTTCACTCGTTTTCAGAAGAGTCTTCCACAAATCAAACTGAGTAATGACAGAAGAGAAATAGTGAATCTGATGGTGGATGAACTTGGTCATCAGTCTGTGGAGGTGATCAGGGAGGTTTTAACAGACATGCAGAGAACTGATCTGGTGCAGAGGCTGTCAGAGAGCAGCTCAGGACTCAAAG CTGCAGGATCATCAGCTGAAGGATTTGATGTGGAGGAAACAGAGAAAG agaaacactctgagGATGAACGTTGGCCTGCACTGATCCACAAA GTAGAAACGATGGAGTCTGATATTGAGCTGCTGCTGGAAACTCTGGATGCTCTGAATTACCGGGAGTTAGAGGAGTTCAAGCAGAACTTGCCACAAACTCATCACAAATATTACTCAGTCTTCTCATGGATGTGGTACATGAGGACAGGCCTGCAGGACACAGTGTTTCTGATGGTGCAGACTTACGGCCAACAGTCAGTGGAGAAGACCATGGAGGTCTTAAAGGAGATGGAGAGGACTGATCTGGCTCAGAGGCTGTCAGACTGCAGCTCACTGCCTAGAA GTGGCAACAATGGCAGCTGTTAA